Proteins encoded together in one Manis pentadactyla isolate mManPen7 chromosome 6, mManPen7.hap1, whole genome shotgun sequence window:
- the SLC16A14 gene encoding monocarboxylate transporter 14 isoform X3, producing the protein MGWSVLLGQACSRSRPTRPPKTAVILWPRHRKSWKMYASHEDIGYDFEDDPKDKKTLRAHPHVDGGWAWMVVLSSFFVHILIMGSQMALGVLNVEWLEEFHQSRGLTAWVSSLSMGLTLIVGPFIGLFINTCGCRQTAMIGGLVNSLGWVLSAYAANVHYLFITFGVAAGFGSGMAYLPAVVMVGRYFQKRRALAQGLSTTGTGFGTFLMTVLLKYLCAEYGWRNAMFIQGAVSLNLCVCGALMRPLSTGNGAPDPGGQDPQAPPARSPDSKGGAGEPAGGPETPGSLGDLPAQAGPEAGLGRDLCALRVLKTASRLTLRVRKGFRDWHSGYFGTASLFTNRMFVAFIFWALFAYSSFVIPFIHLPEIVNLYNLSEQNDAFPLTSIIAIVHIFGKVILGVVADLPCISVWNVFLMANFTLVLSIFILPLMHTYAGLAVICALIGFSSGYFSLMPVVTEDLVGIEHLANAYGIIICANGISALLGPPFAGWIYDITQKYDFSFYICGLLYMVGILFLLIQPCIRIIEQSRKKYMDGAHV; encoded by the exons AAAATCTTGGAAAATGTATGCAAGTCATGAAGATATTGGGTATGATTTTGAAGATGACCCCAAAGATAAGAAGACCCTTCGAGCCCACCCACACGTCGACGGCGGATGGGCGTGGATGGTGGTGCTTTCCTCCTTCTTTGTGCACATCCTCATCATGGGCTCACAGATGGCCCTGGGGGTCCTCAACGTGGAGTGGCTGGAGGAGTTCCACCAGAGCCGCGGCCTGACCGCGTGGGTCAGCTCCCTGAGCATGGGCCTCACCTTGATTGTGG GACCTTTCATCGGCTTATTTATTAACACCTGTGGGTGCCGCCAGACCGCAATGATCGGAGGGCTGGTGAACTCGCTGGGCTGGGTCCTGAGTGCCTATGCCGCAAACGTGCACTATCTCTTTATTACCTTCGGAGTGGCAGCGG GCTTCGGCAGCGGGATGGCCTACCTGCCGGCCGTGGTCATGGTGGGCAGGTACTTTCAGAAGAGACGCGCCCTCGCGCAGGGCCTGAGCACCACCGGGACGGGGTTTGGCACGTTCCTCATGACAGTTCTGCTGAAGTACCTGTGCGCCGAGTACGGGTGGCGAAACGCGATGTTCATCCAAGGCGCCGTTTCCTTAAACCTGTGCGTGTGTGGGGCGCTCATGCGGCCCCTCTCAACTGGCAACGGCGCCCCCGACCCCGGGGGCCAAGATCCGCAGGCGCCCCCGGCTCGCTCACCCGACTCCAAGGGTGGAGCCGGGGAGCCTGCGGGCGGGCCTGAGACCCCGGGCAGCCTCGGGGACCTTCCCGCCCAGGCGGGCCCCGAGGCCGGGCTCGGAAGGGACCTGTGCGCCCTGCGGGTCCTGAAGACGGCGAGCCGGCTCACCCTGAGGGTCAGGAAGGGCTTCCGGGACTGGCACTCGGGCTATTTTGGGACAGCCTCGCTCTTTACCAATCGAATGTTCGTCGCCTTTATTTTCTGGGCTTTGTTTGCATACAGCAGCTTTGTCATTCCTTTCATTCACCTTCCAGAAATAgtcaatttatataatttatccGAGCAAAACGATGCTTTCCCTCTGACTTCAATTATAGCAATAGTTCATATCTTTGGAAAAGTGATTCTGGGCGTTGTGGCCGACTTACCGTGCATCAGCGTTTGGAATGTCTTCCTGATGGCCAACTTCACCCTCGTCCTCAGCATTTTTATTCTGCCCTTGATGCACACGTATGCTGGCCTGGCTGTCATCTGTGCACTGATAGGATTTTCCAGCGGTTATTTCTCCCTGATGCCCGTGGTGACTGAAGACCTGGTGGGGATTGAGCACCTGGCCAATGCCTACGGCATCATCATCTGTGCCAACGGCATCTCAGCGTTGCTGGGACCACCTTTTGCAG gGTGGATCTATGACATCACACAAAAATATGATTTTTCCTTCTATATATGTGGTTTACTTTACATGGTAGGAATACTCTTTTTACTCATTCAACCATGTATTAGAATTATAGAAcaatccagaaaaaaatatatggatGGTGCACACGTTTAG
- the SLC16A14 gene encoding monocarboxylate transporter 14 isoform X2 translates to MYASHEDIGYDFEDDPKDKKTLRAHPHVDGGWAWMVVLSSFFVHILIMGSQMALGVLNVEWLEEFHQSRGLTAWVSSLSMGLTLIVGPFIGLFINTCGCRQTAMIGGLVNSLGWVLSAYAANVHYLFITFGVAAGFGSGMAYLPAVVMVGRYFQKRRALAQGLSTTGTGFGTFLMTVLLKYLCAEYGWRNAMFIQGAVSLNLCVCGALMRPLSTGNGAPDPGGQDPQAPPARSPDSKGGAGEPAGGPETPGSLGDLPAQAGPEAGLGRDLCALRVLKTASRLTLRVRKGFRDWHSGYFGTASLFTNRMFVAFIFWALFAYSSFVIPFIHLPEIVNLYNLSEQNDAFPLTSIIAIVHIFGKVILGVVADLPCISVWNVFLMANFTLVLSIFILPLMHTYAGLAVICALIGFSSGYFSLMPVVTEDLVGIEHLANAYGIIICANGISALLGPPFAASLQIVQSSPVRGPHQQRACVNTPSFKHPSEFEVREIRSFAYIADTGSWLTKSLKPKNHFMKPSRYKWGSSGSSCSWSLPVHRMQMQHFWVTVSNYSATANHIGS, encoded by the exons ATGTATGCAAGTCATGAAGATATTGGGTATGATTTTGAAGATGACCCCAAAGATAAGAAGACCCTTCGAGCCCACCCACACGTCGACGGCGGATGGGCGTGGATGGTGGTGCTTTCCTCCTTCTTTGTGCACATCCTCATCATGGGCTCACAGATGGCCCTGGGGGTCCTCAACGTGGAGTGGCTGGAGGAGTTCCACCAGAGCCGCGGCCTGACCGCGTGGGTCAGCTCCCTGAGCATGGGCCTCACCTTGATTGTGG GACCTTTCATCGGCTTATTTATTAACACCTGTGGGTGCCGCCAGACCGCAATGATCGGAGGGCTGGTGAACTCGCTGGGCTGGGTCCTGAGTGCCTATGCCGCAAACGTGCACTATCTCTTTATTACCTTCGGAGTGGCAGCGG GCTTCGGCAGCGGGATGGCCTACCTGCCGGCCGTGGTCATGGTGGGCAGGTACTTTCAGAAGAGACGCGCCCTCGCGCAGGGCCTGAGCACCACCGGGACGGGGTTTGGCACGTTCCTCATGACAGTTCTGCTGAAGTACCTGTGCGCCGAGTACGGGTGGCGAAACGCGATGTTCATCCAAGGCGCCGTTTCCTTAAACCTGTGCGTGTGTGGGGCGCTCATGCGGCCCCTCTCAACTGGCAACGGCGCCCCCGACCCCGGGGGCCAAGATCCGCAGGCGCCCCCGGCTCGCTCACCCGACTCCAAGGGTGGAGCCGGGGAGCCTGCGGGCGGGCCTGAGACCCCGGGCAGCCTCGGGGACCTTCCCGCCCAGGCGGGCCCCGAGGCCGGGCTCGGAAGGGACCTGTGCGCCCTGCGGGTCCTGAAGACGGCGAGCCGGCTCACCCTGAGGGTCAGGAAGGGCTTCCGGGACTGGCACTCGGGCTATTTTGGGACAGCCTCGCTCTTTACCAATCGAATGTTCGTCGCCTTTATTTTCTGGGCTTTGTTTGCATACAGCAGCTTTGTCATTCCTTTCATTCACCTTCCAGAAATAgtcaatttatataatttatccGAGCAAAACGATGCTTTCCCTCTGACTTCAATTATAGCAATAGTTCATATCTTTGGAAAAGTGATTCTGGGCGTTGTGGCCGACTTACCGTGCATCAGCGTTTGGAATGTCTTCCTGATGGCCAACTTCACCCTCGTCCTCAGCATTTTTATTCTGCCCTTGATGCACACGTATGCTGGCCTGGCTGTCATCTGTGCACTGATAGGATTTTCCAGCGGTTATTTCTCCCTGATGCCCGTGGTGACTGAAGACCTGGTGGGGATTGAGCACCTGGCCAATGCCTACGGCATCATCATCTGTGCCAACGGCATCTCAGCGTTGCTGGGACCACCTTTTGCAG CCTCCCTACAGATCGTACAGTCATCTCCTGTCCGAGGGCCCCACCAGCAGAGGGCCTGTGTCAACACACCCAGTTTTAAGCACCCCTCGGAATTTGAAGTTCGAGAGATCAGGAGTTTTGCTTATATAGCTGACACCGGCAGCTGGCTGACTAAAAGTTTAAAGCCTAAGAATCACTTCATGAAACCCAGTCGCTACAAATGGGGCTCCTCTGGATCAAGCTGCTCCTGGTCCCTGCCTGTGCACAGGATGCAGATGCAGCATTTCTGGGTGACAGTGAGTAACTATAGTGCTACAGCAAACCACATCGGCAGCTGA
- the SLC16A14 gene encoding monocarboxylate transporter 14 isoform X1, whose amino-acid sequence MGWSVLLGQACSRSRPTRPPKTAVILWPRHRKSWKMYASHEDIGYDFEDDPKDKKTLRAHPHVDGGWAWMVVLSSFFVHILIMGSQMALGVLNVEWLEEFHQSRGLTAWVSSLSMGLTLIVGPFIGLFINTCGCRQTAMIGGLVNSLGWVLSAYAANVHYLFITFGVAAGFGSGMAYLPAVVMVGRYFQKRRALAQGLSTTGTGFGTFLMTVLLKYLCAEYGWRNAMFIQGAVSLNLCVCGALMRPLSTGNGAPDPGGQDPQAPPARSPDSKGGAGEPAGGPETPGSLGDLPAQAGPEAGLGRDLCALRVLKTASRLTLRVRKGFRDWHSGYFGTASLFTNRMFVAFIFWALFAYSSFVIPFIHLPEIVNLYNLSEQNDAFPLTSIIAIVHIFGKVILGVVADLPCISVWNVFLMANFTLVLSIFILPLMHTYAGLAVICALIGFSSGYFSLMPVVTEDLVGIEHLANAYGIIICANGISALLGPPFAASLQIVQSSPVRGPHQQRACVNTPSFKHPSEFEVREIRSFAYIADTGSWLTKSLKPKNHFMKPSRYKWGSSGSSCSWSLPVHRMQMQHFWVTVSNYSATANHIGS is encoded by the exons AAAATCTTGGAAAATGTATGCAAGTCATGAAGATATTGGGTATGATTTTGAAGATGACCCCAAAGATAAGAAGACCCTTCGAGCCCACCCACACGTCGACGGCGGATGGGCGTGGATGGTGGTGCTTTCCTCCTTCTTTGTGCACATCCTCATCATGGGCTCACAGATGGCCCTGGGGGTCCTCAACGTGGAGTGGCTGGAGGAGTTCCACCAGAGCCGCGGCCTGACCGCGTGGGTCAGCTCCCTGAGCATGGGCCTCACCTTGATTGTGG GACCTTTCATCGGCTTATTTATTAACACCTGTGGGTGCCGCCAGACCGCAATGATCGGAGGGCTGGTGAACTCGCTGGGCTGGGTCCTGAGTGCCTATGCCGCAAACGTGCACTATCTCTTTATTACCTTCGGAGTGGCAGCGG GCTTCGGCAGCGGGATGGCCTACCTGCCGGCCGTGGTCATGGTGGGCAGGTACTTTCAGAAGAGACGCGCCCTCGCGCAGGGCCTGAGCACCACCGGGACGGGGTTTGGCACGTTCCTCATGACAGTTCTGCTGAAGTACCTGTGCGCCGAGTACGGGTGGCGAAACGCGATGTTCATCCAAGGCGCCGTTTCCTTAAACCTGTGCGTGTGTGGGGCGCTCATGCGGCCCCTCTCAACTGGCAACGGCGCCCCCGACCCCGGGGGCCAAGATCCGCAGGCGCCCCCGGCTCGCTCACCCGACTCCAAGGGTGGAGCCGGGGAGCCTGCGGGCGGGCCTGAGACCCCGGGCAGCCTCGGGGACCTTCCCGCCCAGGCGGGCCCCGAGGCCGGGCTCGGAAGGGACCTGTGCGCCCTGCGGGTCCTGAAGACGGCGAGCCGGCTCACCCTGAGGGTCAGGAAGGGCTTCCGGGACTGGCACTCGGGCTATTTTGGGACAGCCTCGCTCTTTACCAATCGAATGTTCGTCGCCTTTATTTTCTGGGCTTTGTTTGCATACAGCAGCTTTGTCATTCCTTTCATTCACCTTCCAGAAATAgtcaatttatataatttatccGAGCAAAACGATGCTTTCCCTCTGACTTCAATTATAGCAATAGTTCATATCTTTGGAAAAGTGATTCTGGGCGTTGTGGCCGACTTACCGTGCATCAGCGTTTGGAATGTCTTCCTGATGGCCAACTTCACCCTCGTCCTCAGCATTTTTATTCTGCCCTTGATGCACACGTATGCTGGCCTGGCTGTCATCTGTGCACTGATAGGATTTTCCAGCGGTTATTTCTCCCTGATGCCCGTGGTGACTGAAGACCTGGTGGGGATTGAGCACCTGGCCAATGCCTACGGCATCATCATCTGTGCCAACGGCATCTCAGCGTTGCTGGGACCACCTTTTGCAG CCTCCCTACAGATCGTACAGTCATCTCCTGTCCGAGGGCCCCACCAGCAGAGGGCCTGTGTCAACACACCCAGTTTTAAGCACCCCTCGGAATTTGAAGTTCGAGAGATCAGGAGTTTTGCTTATATAGCTGACACCGGCAGCTGGCTGACTAAAAGTTTAAAGCCTAAGAATCACTTCATGAAACCCAGTCGCTACAAATGGGGCTCCTCTGGATCAAGCTGCTCCTGGTCCCTGCCTGTGCACAGGATGCAGATGCAGCATTTCTGGGTGACAGTGAGTAACTATAGTGCTACAGCAAACCACATCGGCAGCTGA